One stretch of Leishmania infantum JPCM5 genome chromosome 22 DNA includes these proteins:
- a CDS encoding SmD-1 like small nuclear ribonucleoprotein, giving the protein MASVSPSETGGTLITFLQQLRGTLVEIELKNASIVSGEIAYVDANMNTYMSHAKITSKGKNPVEVEEYMVRGSTIRYIIMPESLNTYDILKQASTKKNGASKK; this is encoded by the coding sequence ATGGCATCTGTGTCACCTTCTGAAACAGGCGGCACGCTCATCACgttcctgcagcagctgcgcggcaccCTGGTCGAGATTGAGCTGAAAAACGCCTCCATTGTCTCAGGCGAAATCGCCTACGTCGATGCCAATATGAACACGTACATGTCACACGCAAAAATCACCAGCAAGGGCAAGAACCCTGTGGAAGTCGAGGAGTACATGGTGCGCGGTAGCACGATCCGCTACATCATTATGCCGGAGAGCCTGAACACGTACGATATTCTGAAGCAGGCTTCGACAAAGAAGAACGGCGCATCGAAGAAGtag